Proteins from one Ahaetulla prasina isolate Xishuangbanna chromosome 2, ASM2864084v1, whole genome shotgun sequence genomic window:
- the LRRC14B gene encoding leucine-rich repeat-containing protein 14B: MHSLRFLSAEVLVSKGQLVRQNLSHLAHNLFPLLFKASYLQEQVEVIHDLVENWPLAEFNIGKLLGKTADHPEDISNRACSLCLASCLAGLKDYVLNCSSPYAKRLKTVDLTGVKDVEVQLCPCRKTMGRWARTELLSRTCCDLLVDMQNLPFLPDVFEVSVDVFADIFVTERSYEVVVQALLMRCHCPLKIHCKAFRVDNLALRKLFYIIKLTEPSSLGKFEVVHNVRLHMEHLEVLFNNVQFPKLTSLTLPAGTFDVRRFTPEDEAILSGIGEKMSQMTQLTELSLAFSILTGRLRKLLSPLKTPLKMLDVSNCSLNHLDMAYLANSLHSENLEALDISGHDVADLYPSTFFKLLNHSSYRLKSLTLEECNIQDSHINMLILGLVPCRKLEELKFLGNPLSSRALKCLFNIFIDFPRLKYIEFPVPRDCYANNISYPIGESDLSKFDHQKYERIVEELHMILLQAKREDIKASTPLYGAYDAAIQETGNELGISLLQSFQDALQHFTVALKEMS, encoded by the exons ATGCACTCACTACGGTTTCTGAGTGCTGAAGTTTTGGTATCCAAGGGGCAGTTGGTAAGACAGAACCTGAGCCATCTTGCCCACAACCTCTTCCCTCTTCTTTTTAAGGCAAGCTACTTACAGGAGCAGGTGGAGGTGATTCATGACCTGGTGGAGAACTGGCCACTGGCCGAATTCAATATTGGAAAGTTACTGGGAAAGACAGCTGATCACCCAGAAGACATCAGTAACCGAGCCTGTTCTCTGTGCCTGGCCAGTTGCCTAGCTGGTCTGAAGGACTATGTTTTGAATTGCTCATCACCTTACGCGAAACGACTCAAAACGGTGGACTTAACAGGCGTAAAGGATGTTGAAGTTCAGCTCTGCCCTTGTAGAAAAACAATGGGACGGTGGGCCCGGACAGAGCTGCTTTCAAGGACCTGCTGTGATCTGCTGGTGGACATGCAAAACTTGCCCTTCCTTCCAGATGTGTTTGAGGTCTCTGTGGATGTCTTTGCTGACATCTTTGTTACTGAACGAAGCTATGAGGTAGTTGTCCAGGCCTTGCTAATGAGGTGTCACTGCCCACTCAAAATCCACTGCAAAGCCTTCCGAGTGGACAATCTGGCTCTAAGGAAGCTCTTTTACATCATAAAGCTTACAGAGCCCTCTTCCCTGGGCAAGTTTGAAGTAGTTCACAATGTTAGGCTCCATATGGAACATTTGGAAGTGCTTTTTAATAACGTCCAGTTTCCTAAACTGACATCGCTCACACTGCCAGCTGGGACCTTTGATGTGAGAAGGTTCACACCAGAGGATGAAGCCATTCTTTCAGGAATTGGGGAAAAGATGAGCCAAATGACTCAGCTGACAGAGCTGAGCCTGGCATTTTCCATCCTCACCGGACGGCTCCGTAAACTGCTCAG TCCTTTGAAGACACCGTTGAAAATGCTGGATGTTTCGAACTGTTCGCTGAACCATCTTGACATGGCTTATTTAGCCAACAGCCTGCATTCTGAGAACCTCGAAGCTCTTGATATCAGTGGACACGATGTGGCTGATCTGTACCCTTCAACCTTCTTCAAACTCCTGAACCATTCGTCTTATAGACTGAAAAGTCTCACGCTTGAGGAATGCAACATTCAGGACAGTCATATCAACATGCTGATTTTAGGATTGGTTCCTTGTCGGAAATTAGAGGAGCTGAAGTTCCTTGGAAATCCTCTATCTTCTCGAGCCTTGaaatgcctttttaatattttcattgaTTTTCCAAGGCTGAAATATATTGAATTTCCGGTTCCGAGAGATTGCTATGCAAACAACATCAGTTACCCAATTGGCGAAAGTGATCTTTCGAAATTTGACCACCAGAAATATGAGAGAATAGTCGAAGAGCTTCACATGATTTTATTGCAAGCAAAACGAGAAGACATCAAGGCTTCTACTCCCCTCTATGGAGCGTATGATGCTGCAATTCAGGAAACAGGAAACGAACTGGGAATTTCTTTGTTGCAGTCATTCCAAGATGCCCTACAACATTTCACCGTGGCCCTTAAGGAAATGAGCTGA